The DNA window AACTCAACCATGTGTTCAGCGAGAGCGAATCGTTTTCGGCCGCGGTGGGGCACGACGTGTTCAGGCAGCAGCAGCGCGTGGAAGCAGCGGTCACCCCGAGTTTCACGCTCGGCGACCGGTTCACACTCAACGCGCGGACCCGCCTCGAACACCGGTGGCTCGAAGGTCAGGCCAACAACCTCCGAACCCGGCACCGCTTCGAGCTTGAACATCCCGCGGGAGCGTGGCTCCCGGCAGCGGGGTTCTTTCACAGCTACGAGTTCTTCTTCGACTGGTCGGCGAACCGCAACAGCGCCCATCGGGTCCTGCCCGCGGGCATCTCGTGGGAATTCGGGCCGAGGACGGACGTCCGGGCCTACTACTACATCGAGCGCAGCCGCGGCGGTGGCGACTGGGAGAACCGGCACGTGTTCTTCACGCAGTGGTCCTACTCGTTTCGTTGACTCCGCGCCTCGCGCCAGTCACTCGACCTGTTCGTCGGCCTTCAGTTCACGCAGCCTGATGTTCCTCCATTGCACCGAGAACGGCCCGAGGCCCGCGCGGATGCTGTGGACCTGCAAGCCGATGAACCCGCTCTTGTCGAGCGAGTCGCGGAAATCCGCGCACGCCACGCCATTGACCCACGAGCGGATGCGGGCGCCCTGCGCGACGATGCGATACGTGTTCCATTCGTTGTCCTTGAACGCCTTCTTCGCCGCGTCGGATTTCTTCTCCTGTTCATCGAGGAAGCGCCCGCGCCGCGCCTCGTCGTAGAAACTGCCCGACGTGCCCCTTTCCGACTCGGCGATTTCGCACTGGTAGCCAAACACCGTGCCCGCCGGCCGTCCCTTCTTGTTCTTCGCGCCCTCGGGGACGGTCTCCTTGTCGTAGGTGTGGCTGCGAATCTGAATGCCGCTGTTCAACGCCTTGTCGCACTTCACGTCGAGCACGAGCTCGAAGTCGCCGTAATCCTTCCTCGTGCAAAGAAACGTGTTCGGGCTGCCCTCGACCGTCGTGCCGACGATCGCGCCGTCCCGCGCCTCATACTTCGCCTTGCCGCCCTTGACCTCCCAGCCCTCGAGCGATTTGCCGTCGAAGAGCGGCGTGAATCTCGTCGCGTCAGCGCCCAGGACGAGCGAGACGATGGAGGCAAACAACCCGACAGCGAGCGGTGAGGTGAGGCGTGGATTCATGTCCGCATCATCGCGAAGCCGCTTGAA is part of the Verrucomicrobiota bacterium genome and encodes:
- a CDS encoding DUF1080 domain-containing protein is translated as MNPRLTSPLAVGLFASIVSLVLGADATRFTPLFDGKSLEGWEVKGGKAKYEARDGAIVGTTVEGSPNTFLCTRKDYGDFELVLDVKCDKALNSGIQIRSHTYDKETVPEGAKNKKGRPAGTVFGYQCEIAESERGTSGSFYDEARRGRFLDEQEKKSDAAKKAFKDNEWNTYRIVAQGARIRSWVNGVACADFRDSLDKSGFIGLQVHSIRAGLGPFSVQWRNIRLRELKADEQVE
- a CDS encoding DUF2490 domain-containing protein, giving the protein MNPGPTAGIEAFPRAHPGAARAPGGLPHSSPPRFRPRRSRWLLAALCACVATGSRAEETQLRTGLTLRFPLTESVSLFSYAELGISDRTVNPSRYLLRQGVTWQARTNLSLQLNHVFSESESFSAAVGHDVFRQQQRVEAAVTPSFTLGDRFTLNARTRLEHRWLEGQANNLRTRHRFELEHPAGAWLPAAGFFHSYEFFFDWSANRNSAHRVLPAGISWEFGPRTDVRAYYYIERSRGGGDWENRHVFFTQWSYSFR